Proteins from a genomic interval of Youhaiella tibetensis:
- a CDS encoding aldo/keto reductase: MEYRLLGRSGLKVSTLTMGTMTFGGNPKVGNTSLKEAQRQIDMCLEAGVNMLDTANVYTRGVSESIIGEALTDGRRQRTLLATKVRFPMDDTDPNERGLSRYHIVNQCEASLKRLKTDVIDLYQVHEWDGQTPLEETMEALDTLVRHGKVRYIGCSNYSGWHIMKALGVCEKDARQRFVSQQIHYTLFSREAENELVPITIDQGLGILVWSPLAGGLLSGKYRRGETAPEGTRHAGGFREPPVHDWDRLYDIVDVLVSIAEVRGVSAAQIALAWLLGRSGVTSVIIGGRTEAQFRDNLAAAELKLTEHERKRLDDVSLLPLQYPYWHQSFTASDRLGAADLTLHAPHLEK; encoded by the coding sequence ATGGAATACCGTTTGCTCGGCCGCTCGGGGCTCAAGGTCTCGACCCTCACCATGGGCACCATGACGTTCGGGGGTAATCCCAAGGTCGGCAATACCAGCCTCAAGGAGGCCCAGCGCCAGATCGACATGTGCCTGGAGGCGGGCGTCAACATGCTCGACACCGCCAATGTCTATACGCGCGGCGTCTCCGAATCGATCATCGGGGAAGCCCTCACCGATGGCCGCCGCCAGCGCACGCTCCTCGCCACCAAGGTGCGCTTCCCCATGGATGACACCGATCCCAACGAGAGGGGCCTGTCGCGCTACCACATCGTCAACCAGTGCGAAGCCAGCCTCAAGCGCCTCAAGACCGATGTCATCGATCTCTACCAGGTCCACGAATGGGACGGGCAGACCCCGCTCGAGGAGACCATGGAGGCGCTCGATACCCTCGTGCGCCACGGCAAGGTCCGCTACATCGGCTGCTCGAACTATTCGGGCTGGCATATCATGAAGGCGCTCGGCGTCTGCGAGAAGGATGCCCGCCAGCGCTTCGTCTCCCAGCAGATCCACTACACCCTGTTCTCGCGCGAGGCCGAGAACGAGCTGGTGCCCATCACCATCGACCAGGGCCTGGGCATCCTCGTCTGGAGCCCGCTCGCCGGTGGCCTGCTCTCGGGCAAGTACCGGCGCGGGGAAACCGCGCCCGAAGGCACGCGCCATGCCGGCGGCTTCCGCGAGCCGCCCGTCCACGATTGGGATCGGCTCTATGACATCGTCGACGTCCTGGTCTCGATCGCCGAGGTGCGCGGCGTCTCCGCCGCCCAGATCGCCCTGGCCTGGCTGCTCGGCCGCTCCGGGGTGACTTCGGTCATCATCGGCGGACGCACCGAGGCCCAGTTCCGCGACAACCTCGCCGCCGCCGAGCTCAAGCTCACCGAGCATGAGCGCAAGCGGCTCGACGACGTCTCGCTCCTGCCGCTCCAGTATCCTTACTGGCACCAGAGCTTCACCGCCTCCGACCGGCTCGGCGCCGCCGATCTGACCCTGCACGCTCCGCATCTGGAGAAGTGA
- a CDS encoding Crp/Fnr family transcriptional regulator — protein sequence MDDVLALLEGMPVVTFKSGEALLGEGARDSKLYVLIEGEVEVIRRDTQVSHVDEPGSIFGEMAVLLDQPHSATVQALSTVKAYEVKDAIKFLEAHPELSLVLATLLARRLYYTTSYLVDLQQQAQGQRQDLDLVDKILSTLTERPRAKKRA from the coding sequence ATGGATGACGTGCTGGCTCTGCTCGAGGGAATGCCTGTCGTCACGTTCAAATCGGGCGAGGCGTTGCTGGGCGAAGGCGCGCGCGACAGCAAGCTCTACGTGCTGATCGAGGGCGAGGTGGAAGTGATCCGCCGCGACACCCAGGTCAGCCACGTGGACGAACCCGGCTCGATCTTCGGGGAAATGGCGGTGCTGCTCGACCAGCCGCACAGCGCCACGGTGCAGGCGCTCTCGACGGTCAAGGCCTATGAGGTCAAGGACGCCATTAAGTTCCTCGAAGCGCATCCGGAACTGTCGCTGGTGCTGGCCACGCTCCTGGCGCGCCGGCTCTACTACACGACGTCCTACCTGGTGGACCTGCAGCAGCAGGCCCAGGGGCAGCGGCAGGACCTGGACCTAGTGGACAAGATCCTCTCGACCCTCACCGAGCGGCCCAGGGCCAAAAAGCGCGCCTGA
- a CDS encoding DNA recombination protein RmuC → MDMVLFTLGDFPLTLSHAIAAAVALMALLLVILLVNSLRSGRQRAEEAATAIARSQEMEKHLADMMRIQNEMTGRMQTMSEIFGSRTSDLARLVNERLDSTSQRMGQAITENRTKTEESLTKLHERLAVIDRAQSTMTALSGEIVSLQSILSNKQQRGAFGQGRMEAIIADGLASNGYAFQTTLSNGSRPDCVIFMPNDAPRLVIDAKFPLESWQRLKEAANDDEAKLARAQFKTDITTHVRAISDKYLIAGETQDTAFMFVPSEAIFADLHEQFEDLVQRAIRHRVVIVSPSLLMLSIQVIQALLRDVRMREQAHLIQKEVRELLADVGRLDDRVRKLQTHFQQANNDIGDILVSTGKVTRRGEKIDALELEEPAARLAGE, encoded by the coding sequence ATGGACATGGTTCTCTTCACCCTCGGCGATTTTCCCCTCACCCTGAGCCACGCGATCGCCGCCGCGGTCGCGCTCATGGCGCTGCTGCTCGTCATTCTCCTCGTCAATTCGCTGCGCTCCGGGCGCCAGCGCGCCGAGGAGGCTGCCACCGCCATCGCCCGCAGCCAGGAGATGGAAAAGCACCTGGCCGACATGATGCGCATCCAGAACGAGATGACCGGCCGCATGCAGACCATGTCCGAGATCTTCGGCAGCCGCACCTCCGATCTGGCCCGCCTCGTCAACGAGCGCCTCGATTCCACCAGCCAGCGCATGGGCCAGGCGATCACCGAGAACCGCACCAAGACCGAGGAGAGCCTGACCAAGCTCCATGAGCGCCTGGCCGTGATCGACCGCGCCCAGTCCACCATGACCGCGCTCTCGGGCGAAATCGTCTCGCTCCAGTCGATCCTTTCCAACAAGCAGCAGCGCGGCGCCTTCGGGCAGGGGCGCATGGAGGCCATCATCGCCGATGGCCTCGCCTCGAACGGCTATGCCTTCCAGACCACGCTTTCCAATGGCAGCCGTCCGGACTGCGTCATCTTCATGCCCAACGACGCCCCGCGCCTGGTCATCGATGCCAAGTTCCCGCTCGAAAGCTGGCAGCGCCTCAAGGAGGCGGCCAACGACGACGAGGCCAAGCTCGCCAGGGCCCAGTTCAAGACCGACATCACTACCCATGTCCGCGCCATTTCCGACAAATACCTGATCGCCGGGGAGACGCAGGACACCGCCTTCATGTTCGTGCCCTCCGAAGCCATCTTCGCGGACCTGCACGAGCAGTTCGAGGATTTGGTGCAGCGCGCCATCCGCCACCGCGTGGTCATCGTTTCCCCCTCCCTGCTCATGCTCTCCATCCAGGTGATCCAGGCCCTGCTGCGCGATGTGCGCATGCGCGAGCAGGCGCATCTCATCCAGAAGGAAGTGCGCGAGCTTCTCGCCGATGTCGGCCGGCTGGACGATCGCGTGCGCAAGCTCCAGACCCATTTCCAGCAGGCGAACAACGACATAGGCGACATCCTCGTTTCCACCGGCAAGGTCACCCGTCGCGGCGAGAAGATCGACGCGCTCGAGCTCGAGGAACCGGCCGCGCGCCTCGCTGGCGAATAG
- a CDS encoding SDR family NAD(P)-dependent oxidoreductase — MTDLPSFDLTGRTALVTGAARGLGRAIALALADAGADIALGLRDADMDNGVAAEVEKLGRRVLRLQMDVVNLAQSRAAIDGAIAHFGRIDILINNVGGGIERPLLEVTEDEFDGTVDLNVKSSFFIAQRLARHMKEKGGGTIVNMSSQAGFIALPGEGVYCLSKAAVAHMTKCMAVEWGQYGITVNAVAPTFIETDGTSSALAVPAFKADVIERVAALHRIGVPREVSGAVVFLASPAASLMTGQTLIIDGGWTAR, encoded by the coding sequence ATGACCGACCTCCCCAGCTTCGATCTCACCGGCAGGACCGCGCTCGTCACCGGCGCAGCCCGGGGCCTGGGGCGGGCCATCGCCCTGGCGCTTGCCGATGCGGGCGCCGATATCGCCCTGGGCCTGCGCGACGCCGACATGGACAATGGCGTCGCCGCCGAGGTGGAAAAACTCGGCCGCCGTGTCCTGCGGCTGCAGATGGATGTGGTCAACCTCGCCCAGTCCCGTGCCGCTATCGACGGCGCCATCGCCCATTTCGGGCGCATCGATATCCTCATCAACAATGTCGGCGGCGGCATCGAGCGGCCGCTGCTCGAGGTCACCGAGGACGAGTTCGACGGCACCGTCGATCTCAACGTCAAGTCGAGCTTCTTCATCGCCCAGCGCCTGGCCCGCCACATGAAGGAGAAGGGCGGCGGCACCATAGTCAACATGAGTTCGCAGGCCGGCTTCATCGCGCTGCCGGGCGAGGGCGTCTATTGCCTCTCCAAGGCCGCCGTCGCCCACATGACCAAGTGCATGGCCGTCGAGTGGGGCCAGTACGGCATCACCGTCAATGCCGTGGCGCCCACCTTCATCGAGACCGACGGCACCTCGAGCGCCCTGGCCGTCCCCGCGTTCAAGGCCGACGTCATCGAGCGCGTCGCCGCGCTCCACCGCATCGGCGTGCCCCGGGAAGTGTCGGGCGCGGTGGTCTTCCTCGCCTCGCCCGCCGCCTCCCTCATGACCGGGCAGACGCTCATCATCGATGGCGGCTGGACCGCGCGCTAG
- the putA gene encoding trifunctional transcriptional regulator/proline dehydrogenase/L-glutamate gamma-semialdehyde dehydrogenase: MSARPFATYDPAPTERSALRQKISAAYTRPETEALPDLIAQASLPPETVAWARNTARKLVTAIRGKKNGGGVEALIQEYALSSEEGVALMCLAEALLRIPDNETRNALIRDKISTGNWRSHVGNDRSLFVNAASWGLVVTGKLTTPVVETGLGNALTRLIARGGEPIIRTSVDVAMRMMGEQFVTGQTIKEALEKARKMEAKGFQYSYDMLGEAAATAADADRYYRDYETAINAIGKANAGRGPYGGPGISIKLSALHPRYERTKYERVMKELLPRLVKLAVLAKSYNIGLNIDAEEARRLEISLDLMEALSFNPELEGWNGLGFVVQAYGKRCPFVIDYLIDLARRSKRRLMVRLVKGAYWDSEIKQAQVDGLADYPVYTRKVYTDVSYLACAKKLLGAPDAIFPQFATHNAQTLATIYQMAGPEFEVGRYEFQCLHGMGEPLYEEVVGKDKLDRPCRIYAPVGSHETLLAYLVRRLLENGANSSFVNQIADPDYPIEELIGDPVAKAASIFPVGSMHPRLAAPRDILGARRNSAGLNLSNEHDLKTIKTAFARIKPVNGNGLPVRNPADHEDVVGYVTYAEKGEVEAAFAAAAKGGPAWAALGAAKRGEILRRAGDIMEERLPDLLGLIIREAGKSTHNAIAEVREAIDFLRYYADEARDDAAPLGTVVCISPWNFPLAIFTGQVSAALAAGNAVVCKPAEETPLIATEGVRILHEAGVPADVLRLVIGDGPVGAALVGHKDTHGVVFTGSVEVAQLIQKQLADKLLPDGRPVPLIAETGGQNAMIVDSSALTEQVVADVLTSAFDSAGQRCSALRILCLQEDVADHTLTMVKGGLDELALANPQFLATDIGPVITAEARDRINGHIEAMKAKGHKVTQLDLPAEAGKGTFVAPTIIELNSVSELAGEVFGPVLHVVRFKRSAMDKLIGEINALGYGLTFGLHTRIDETIREVTERIEVGNVYINRNIIGAVVGVQPFGGHGLSGTGPKAGGPLYMRRMVLDAPVLKGGKPSKEIEAYRHWLVAENRGDAAAIVAGFAETRLNGAPEVLAGPVGEDNTYLTKPRGTIGLVPATPEGLLIQLGAVLATGNSARVVAGSETARVLDTLPSTLAGFVTQGEDLAGVAGVLVEGDAEKTARIAQEAARLEGPIVLVQGASTKGLIEGTQAYNLDLLVLEVSTSVNTAAAGGNASLMTIG; the protein is encoded by the coding sequence ATGTCCGCTCGCCCGTTTGCGACCTACGACCCTGCACCCACGGAACGCTCCGCGCTCCGCCAGAAGATTTCCGCCGCCTATACCCGGCCCGAAACCGAAGCGCTGCCCGATCTCATCGCCCAGGCGAGCCTGCCGCCCGAAACGGTGGCCTGGGCCCGCAACACCGCCCGCAAGCTCGTGACCGCCATCCGCGGCAAGAAGAATGGCGGGGGCGTGGAGGCACTGATCCAGGAATATGCGCTTTCCTCGGAAGAGGGCGTGGCGCTGATGTGCCTGGCCGAAGCCCTGCTGCGCATTCCCGACAACGAGACGCGCAACGCGCTCATCCGCGACAAGATCTCGACCGGCAACTGGCGCAGCCATGTGGGCAACGACCGCTCGCTCTTCGTCAATGCGGCGAGCTGGGGCCTGGTGGTGACGGGCAAGCTCACCACGCCCGTGGTCGAGACGGGGCTGGGCAATGCGCTGACGCGCCTTATCGCGCGCGGGGGCGAACCCATCATCCGCACCAGCGTCGATGTGGCCATGCGCATGATGGGCGAGCAGTTCGTCACCGGCCAGACCATCAAGGAAGCGCTCGAGAAGGCGCGCAAGATGGAGGCCAAGGGCTTCCAGTATTCCTATGACATGCTGGGCGAAGCGGCCGCGACCGCCGCGGACGCCGACCGCTACTACCGGGACTACGAAACGGCCATCAACGCCATCGGCAAGGCCAATGCGGGCCGGGGCCCCTATGGCGGCCCGGGCATCTCGATCAAGCTCTCGGCGCTCCATCCGCGCTACGAGCGCACCAAGTACGAGCGGGTGATGAAGGAACTCCTGCCGCGCCTCGTCAAGCTGGCGGTGCTGGCCAAATCCTACAATATCGGGCTGAACATCGACGCCGAGGAAGCGCGGCGGCTCGAAATCTCGCTCGACCTGATGGAAGCGCTCAGCTTCAACCCCGAGCTCGAGGGCTGGAACGGGCTGGGCTTCGTGGTCCAGGCCTATGGCAAGCGCTGCCCGTTCGTCATCGATTACCTCATCGACCTCGCCCGACGCTCGAAGCGCCGGCTCATGGTGCGCCTCGTCAAGGGCGCCTATTGGGACAGCGAGATCAAGCAGGCCCAGGTCGACGGGCTGGCCGACTATCCGGTCTATACGCGCAAGGTCTATACCGACGTCTCCTACCTCGCCTGCGCCAAGAAGCTGCTCGGGGCGCCGGACGCCATCTTCCCGCAGTTCGCGACGCATAACGCCCAGACGCTGGCGACCATCTACCAGATGGCGGGTCCAGAATTCGAAGTGGGGCGCTACGAGTTCCAGTGTCTGCACGGCATGGGCGAGCCGCTCTATGAAGAGGTGGTGGGCAAGGACAAGCTCGACCGGCCCTGCCGCATCTATGCGCCGGTGGGAAGCCACGAGACACTGCTGGCCTATCTGGTGCGGCGCCTGCTCGAGAACGGGGCCAATTCCTCGTTCGTCAACCAGATCGCGGACCCCGACTATCCGATCGAGGAACTGATCGGGGACCCGGTGGCCAAGGCGGCGTCGATTTTCCCGGTGGGCTCGATGCATCCGCGCCTCGCCGCGCCGCGCGACATCCTGGGCGCGCGCCGGAATTCGGCCGGGCTCAATCTTTCCAACGAGCACGACCTCAAGACCATCAAGACGGCCTTCGCGCGCATCAAGCCGGTCAACGGGAACGGACTGCCGGTGCGCAACCCGGCCGACCACGAGGACGTGGTGGGCTACGTGACCTATGCCGAAAAGGGCGAGGTGGAAGCCGCCTTCGCCGCGGCGGCAAAGGGCGGCCCCGCCTGGGCGGCCCTGGGCGCGGCCAAGCGCGGGGAAATCCTGCGCCGGGCCGGCGACATCATGGAAGAACGGCTGCCCGATCTTCTGGGGCTCATCATCCGGGAAGCGGGCAAATCCACCCATAACGCCATCGCCGAGGTGCGCGAGGCCATCGACTTCCTGCGCTACTATGCCGACGAGGCCCGGGACGACGCGGCCCCGCTGGGTACGGTGGTGTGCATCAGCCCCTGGAACTTCCCGCTGGCGATCTTCACCGGGCAGGTCTCGGCGGCGCTGGCGGCGGGCAATGCCGTCGTGTGCAAGCCGGCCGAGGAAACCCCGCTCATCGCCACCGAGGGCGTGCGCATTCTCCATGAGGCGGGCGTGCCGGCGGACGTGCTCAGGCTCGTCATCGGCGACGGCCCGGTGGGCGCCGCGCTGGTGGGCCACAAGGACACCCATGGCGTGGTCTTCACCGGATCGGTGGAAGTGGCCCAGCTCATCCAGAAGCAGCTGGCCGACAAGCTGCTGCCCGACGGGCGCCCGGTGCCGCTGATCGCCGAGACGGGCGGACAGAACGCCATGATCGTCGATTCCTCGGCCCTGACCGAGCAGGTGGTGGCGGACGTGCTGACCTCGGCCTTCGACAGCGCCGGTCAGCGCTGCTCGGCGCTGCGGATCCTGTGCTTGCAGGAAGACGTGGCCGACCACACGCTGACCATGGTCAAGGGCGGGCTGGACGAGCTGGCGCTGGCCAATCCGCAGTTCCTGGCCACCGATATCGGCCCGGTGATCACTGCCGAGGCGCGTGACCGCATCAACGGCCATATCGAGGCGATGAAGGCCAAGGGGCACAAGGTGACCCAGCTCGACCTGCCCGCCGAAGCCGGCAAGGGCACGTTCGTGGCCCCGACCATCATCGAGCTCAACTCGGTTTCCGAGCTGGCCGGGGAAGTGTTCGGGCCGGTGCTGCACGTGGTGCGCTTCAAGCGCTCGGCCATGGACAAGCTGATCGGCGAGATCAACGCGCTGGGCTATGGCCTCACCTTCGGGCTCCATACCCGGATCGACGAGACCATCCGCGAGGTCACCGAGCGGATCGAAGTTGGCAATGTCTATATCAACCGCAACATCATCGGAGCGGTGGTGGGCGTGCAGCCCTTCGGCGGGCACGGGCTTTCGGGCACCGGCCCCAAGGCCGGCGGCCCGCTCTACATGCGCCGCATGGTGCTGGACGCCCCCGTGCTCAAGGGCGGCAAGCCCAGCAAGGAGATCGAGGCCTACCGGCACTGGCTGGTGGCCGAGAACCGCGGGGATGCGGCGGCGATCGTCGCCGGCTTCGCCGAAACCCGGCTCAACGGCGCCCCCGAGGTGCTGGCCGGCCCGGTGGGCGAGGACAACACCTATCTCACCAAGCCGCGCGGCACGATCGGCCTGGTTCCGGCAACGCCCGAGGGCCTGCTGATCCAGCTCGGCGCGGTGCTGGCGACGGGCAATTCGGCCCGTGTGGTGGCCGGCAGCGAGACCGCCAGGGTGCTCGATACCCTGCCCAGTACGCTGGCTGGCTTCGTGACGCAGGGCGAGGACCTTGCGGGCGTGGCGGGCGTGCTGGTGGAAGGCGATGCCGAAAAGACGGCCCGGATCGCCCAGGAAGCGGCGCGCCTGGAAGGCCCGATCGTCCTGGTGCAGGGCGCCAGCACCAAGGGCCTCATCGAAGGCACGCAGGCCTATAACCTCGACCTGCTGGTGCTGGAAGTCTCGACCAGCGTCAACACGGCGGCGGCGGGCGGCAACGCCTCGCTCATGACCATCGGCTAA
- a CDS encoding AraC family transcriptional regulator, whose product MREPSSPTAVTGWDWTEEVWRWQPDREPWRPEMGGPSRCVAIELSTRHLETAEAYDFWRETVFHGFSADRRNGETGAFRADARALISPRAEFAAFRSKGLSGGRTHSGFRSDGNADLTIGFTIAGNRRHSFAEERHLARPGEVYLYDASAPSQVDWDDHQGFYLALRRSDVEAALGEVPASLDRLLAEITASPLLPFLRAQLSLLSRDFGALDLRQKEAVFNGSVELALSLLGGLPTGARADGGARHRRGLMVAAERFIIENLANPRLDAAMIARATGCSRATLYRAFFDHGKTVADQIRIARLLRARHLLEKSPPQVTISEIIAACGLDDPSHFSRMFRRQFGLAPKDVKGVRHGRETEDRSA is encoded by the coding sequence GTGCGGGAACCATCTTCTCCAACGGCGGTCACCGGCTGGGACTGGACCGAAGAGGTCTGGCGCTGGCAGCCGGACCGCGAACCGTGGCGCCCCGAGATGGGCGGCCCGTCGCGCTGCGTGGCGATCGAGCTGTCGACCCGGCACCTGGAGACGGCAGAGGCCTATGACTTCTGGCGCGAGACGGTGTTTCACGGCTTCTCGGCCGACCGGCGCAATGGCGAGACCGGGGCATTCCGGGCCGATGCGCGGGCGCTGATCAGCCCGCGGGCCGAGTTCGCCGCCTTCCGCTCCAAGGGGCTTTCGGGCGGGCGGACCCATTCGGGCTTCCGCTCGGACGGCAATGCCGACCTCACGATCGGCTTCACGATCGCGGGCAATCGCCGCCACAGTTTTGCCGAGGAGCGGCACCTGGCGCGCCCGGGGGAGGTCTATCTCTACGATGCCAGCGCCCCCTCCCAAGTGGACTGGGACGACCACCAGGGGTTTTACCTGGCGCTGCGGCGCAGCGACGTGGAGGCGGCGCTGGGCGAGGTGCCCGCTTCGCTCGACCGGCTGCTCGCCGAAATCACGGCCTCGCCGCTCCTGCCGTTCCTGCGCGCGCAGCTTTCCCTGCTGTCCCGCGATTTCGGAGCGCTCGACCTGCGCCAGAAAGAGGCGGTGTTCAACGGCAGCGTCGAGCTGGCGCTCTCGCTGCTGGGCGGACTGCCCACAGGGGCGCGAGCCGATGGCGGTGCCCGGCACAGGCGAGGCCTGATGGTGGCGGCGGAGCGCTTCATCATCGAGAACCTGGCCAATCCACGGCTCGACGCGGCCATGATCGCACGGGCGACGGGCTGCTCGCGGGCGACGCTCTACCGGGCGTTTTTCGACCACGGCAAGACAGTGGCCGACCAGATCCGCATCGCGCGGCTGCTGCGGGCGCGGCACCTGCTGGAAAAATCGCCGCCGCAGGTAACGATCTCGGAAATCATCGCGGCGTGCGGACTGGACGATCCCTCCCATTTCAGCCGCATGTTCCGCCGCCAGTTCGGGCTGGCGCCCAAGGACGTCAAAGGCGTGCGCCACGGCCGCGAAACGGAGGACCGGAGCGCCTGA